Genomic window (Cucumis sativus cultivar 9930 chromosome 2, Cucumber_9930_V3, whole genome shotgun sequence):
TCCAAAGGATCCATTTAAGAGATGAACATGGTGATGTGATTGTGAAAActatggaagaagaaaagaacaatGGAGAGAATACACAAGACTTGGAATAATAACTCTACTCCCCTTTCATTTCACCATTCTTATACTATTTTGCTTGTTTGTCATGTTTATAACAAACTAAAGAACATATGGGAAATAATCATAACGTTATGCaaacttatttaataattatcagaatattatgaatttgaaaaattcatCTGCCTTGGATGAATTTGGCCACATACTTTCCTTATGAGTCTTTCTTCAACACACTATCATTGTTAACACATTTGCatgagtttttttctaaaaagttttgaaagttcattgattttgtatttaaattcaaacccATTGGAGAGAAAGAGCTcaagaaatatatttgtaaatggGTTTGTTCACTTCTCCAAATCCCCATTTCTTCAAGATCGTTCTTCATCAAAATCTCACCCAACAAAAACTTGTAAGTACTAATCAAACCAacaaatttttcaaatcaCATTCTCtaattactctttttttttttcttcttcttcaacaggATCTTCCAAACAAGTTCGTCAAGAACAATGCCCATTCTCTGTTATTCAACAACGCCACTCTTTCCCTTCCCGACGGCTCTAAATGGAACTTCCAACTCACGAGACTAGACGGCAAAATATGTTTCCTCAGAGGATGGCCGGAGTTTGTAAACTTTTATGCCGTTCAACCTGGATATTTCCTCGTGTTCCAGTTGAAAGGAATTTGTTGTTTCAATGTTCTTATTTTCGATACTTCCGCTACCGAAATCGATTATCCAATGCGTCGACTGCCGGTAATCGTTCCTAAAAGCGAAAGCGATGATGAAGGTGAATCTATCCAGATACTACATGAGGAGGttttgaagaagagaagaagaatggagaagaaagagaaagaaacatCCGCGTATTACTCCTTGCgggagatgaagaagaatatgaAGATTAAGATAATGAAGCGTCGAGAGTTCACTACACCTCAAGGATTCAGCGATGacgatgaagatgaagatctGGAAACGGACTACTCACCGAGACAAACTAATTACAGAGCATCAGGTTAATTTTTCCACTTAATTTCTCTAaactttcatttgaatttcAGCAATCAGTACTATAGTCTGATGAACACTTACCGATTTCAGAGTACAACGAGAGAGAAGACGGCAGATCCAGTCCGGAATCGATGAGACCGATGAATCCACGGAAGACGCAGCAGGTATTAACAGAGAATCAATTGGTAGTTGTGAGGAGAGCGAGTTCGTTCAAATGTAGAACGAAGAACCCTTCATTCATGGTTACAATGAGGCCTTCGTACATCCAAACAGGAAATTGTCTGGTAAGAACAGAACAGAACAACAACAAGACTTGAATGGATGGATGGGTGATTTGAGAATAGTCATCGTTGATGAATGTGTGATTAATTAATCTGCAGAGCTTGCCAAGGATCTTTTCAGAGAGATATATAAAGGAATCGGTGGATGTGAAGCTGGAGGTGGGAGATGGTCGGATTTGGAAAGTATGGTGCGGAGTCCGGTGGGCGTTCACACGGCGGCGAACGGAGCTGAAAGGCGGTTGGAAGAGATTCGCGGTTGATAATGAATTGGAAGAAGGGGATATTTGTGTGTTTGAATTAATGAACAAAACCCCTAAAGTTCATTTCCTCGTCACCATTTTCCGTCTTCCAAGTCCTTAGTGAGTGAATTCAACACCCAAATAATGTCTAATTAATCTTATATTATGTTATTGCTAAGTATTGATATGCAttgcattcatatatatatatatagagagagagggagagagaagtTTAAACAATTAGAACACACATGactcaaagtttttttttttttttttgattgatttagaATTGGACACGATTGCATCCTTTACAAAGCCCTTCGTTATTTATGGAATAAtaatagtatatgaaatatttgaagtgACAACCTTGACAAGTGAAGAGAGGTAGTAATAGTTGTAGTTTGGCTTACTCCCATAGTGTCCTACTTAACTGTCTTACCTGCACAAATCAACTCCAACTTTCACTGCCTAcgaaaattcatatatttttacaacTTTACTATCCGTCTCTTCCATCATCAAATCTCTCTAAACAGTTTTAAATGATAGCAACTATTCATCagaattatatacatatatatatatatatatatatatatttgtttgtatcattctttaaagaaataataaaacattagttacaaatctaacaaaattaatcaaacttatTACCACGAGgagaattaaatttattttgtgaacaattagtttttaaattcatagATTTTGTGCAGatgataatttaatttgtttttctcaccatttttaattcatggtttccatttttgtttaaataaacatttgaattgtTAAACATTGTATTTGAGATCTCAAGATATCGTCTCCACATAATAACCAATTTTATCAAATCCTCAAACTTTGTTAACAATCCTTCCTCAAATCCCTCATCTATATATCCAATTAATCTCAAAGAACAACaagcaagaagaaaagaagaactccaaaaacaaattatgcaAATGTTTCTAAACCCCAGATTTCATTCCAAAAAAGATCATGTTATTCGAACAAGTTTAGTTCATATAGCAGCATACCTGTAGAGACAGATGATGGTTGCACTGGTTGCGATGGCTTCGTCGTGTCGGGGACATCTTCCGGTGGCACGACGACACCCGGCCAAGGGTGGCAGTTGCAGTGCTTCCCCTTCTCTACGCTCTTGTAGAGACCAGGAAGGTGGCGGCCACACCCCTTCCATGTATATTTGCTGCAATCCTTACAAACCACTAGCATAcacatctctctctctctcttctttttgtgtTCTAAAGGCTAATCAACTTTCAAAAGCAAtttaacaaaggaaaaaagctTTGGGAATATCGTCGATTTTCCAATGCTCAAGTattcccttctttttcttttctagtttcttctaaaaattgtCAAACACTATGTGTGAGGATATGGTTTTAGActtaattacatatttaattgCTTTGATTTATTCCCAACCGCCCATTAGTTCATTCCAATTCACAAAATTGCTCCTATATGGAATAATAGAATAATGCTTTTAGACTTCGTTTGACATTGGGGTATCtccaaaattaaagttttcatatcaatttgtttgattaaaaagattagaacaaacaaacaatttgaTGCTTATCGATTAAGAATTGCtccaatatatttaaaagaaaaatatatagagagagactTAAAATCtttggaaaaattattttaataattaagtgaGGAATATCAATTTTGAGATCCTGAAACTAATTAGCAATGGGGATTTGGAATTGGTTTTTATGGGGatatttaatatctatatgGTTGATTAGATTATTTATGATAGcttccaaatatatatttagtattgtgtttatataataagatatttttataGTATCTtagaagtttaaatttataatagtaATCATTTAAATAATCATAGTATACAATTAAGTTATAATAGCAATCCAATGGAATTAATTAGCTactaaaatttcacaaaaccaatatggtttgaaaatcaaagatgaGTCATTACTAAGAGATTAATATCCTTTGGAATTTATTGatgtggaaaagaaaaatgtagtgatgatatattaacaatatggAGGTCAATTCCTCCATAGATATCATgaggagaaaatgaagaaatgtgAGTATACAATCCCATAGGAGCAATCAAAAGCATGCCATTGGGATCATATGAATTGAATAACAACCAAACTCCTTTTGATGTGAAAGCTTTGTAAAATTCCATTGGGTAAAGACTAATTCCACATTTAATTTCATCTCCTTCTTCAGTACCTCCAATTATGCATTCTCCTTcctacaaaaacaataataccAAGCACAACTTGTTGATCAGAcactaattttttcaaaactatagatttgaaaatatacatacatacctTGGTTGTTAGGATAACTTCCATTTGGTCATTCTCAGGTATGAATTTGATTTGTGTACTCGTAATAGTAACATGAACTGCCacaattaaactatataatttattaaagtaataGTACGTTTGGATtggaaaagaatatatatatttttccaaattttgattttgatttaaattctttttgtattaacaaatcacttattttttaaataaaaattaaacacctTAATTTGaactatataatttatttagacCCACGGACTATTATTTTGGATCATTGTTCTCTATAGTTGTTATGTTAAAATCAGCCACTATCTTAATGATATCAATATTGTATTTCATAATA
Coding sequences:
- the LOC101213215 gene encoding B3 domain-containing transcription factor VRN1 isoform X2, which encodes MGLFTSPNPHFFKIVLHQNLTQQKLDLPNKFVKNNAHSLLFNNATLSLPDGSKWNFQLTRLDGKICFLRGWPEFVNFYAVQPGYFLVFQLKGICCFNVLIFDTSATEIDYPMRRLPVIVPKSESDDEGESIQILHEEVLKKRRRMEKKEKETSAYYSLREMKKNMKIKIMKRREFTTPQGFSDDDEDEDLETDYSPRQTNYRASEYNEREDGRSSPESMRPMNPRKTQQVLTENQLVVVRRASSFKCRTKNPSFMVTMRPSYIQTGNCLSLPRIFSERYIKESVDVKLEVGDGRIWKVWCGVRWAFTRRRTELKGGWKRFAVDNELEEGDICVFELMNKTPKVHFLVTIFRLPSP
- the LOC101213215 gene encoding B3 domain-containing transcription factor VRN1 isoform X1, with protein sequence MGLFTSPNPHFFKIVLHQNLTQQKLVSTNQTNKFFKSHSLITLFFFLLLQQDLPNKFVKNNAHSLLFNNATLSLPDGSKWNFQLTRLDGKICFLRGWPEFVNFYAVQPGYFLVFQLKGICCFNVLIFDTSATEIDYPMRRLPVIVPKSESDDEGESIQILHEEVLKKRRRMEKKEKETSAYYSLREMKKNMKIKIMKRREFTTPQGFSDDDEDEDLETDYSPRQTNYRASEYNEREDGRSSPESMRPMNPRKTQQVLTENQLVVVRRASSFKCRTKNPSFMVTMRPSYIQTGNCLSLPRIFSERYIKESVDVKLEVGDGRIWKVWCGVRWAFTRRRTELKGGWKRFAVDNELEEGDICVFELMNKTPKVHFLVTIFRLPSP